One stretch of Bacteroidota bacterium DNA includes these proteins:
- a CDS encoding TonB-dependent receptor, with protein MKSFVFLLFAFFALSLFAQENQLKQAGSMVGHVINFSTKEPIVSATIVIQGTTIGAATDIEGNFSIKNVSVGTYNIRASALGFQPMVKTDVVISVGKPADVHFALMESSLELEGVTVTTEYFQKSPDAPISVQTLGAEEIRRLPGGLEDVVRAISILPGVAQVQNGRNDLIVRGGAPSENLFVIDNIEVANINHFGTQGASGGPLSYINLDFVDETSFRTGGFGAKYGDKLSSVLLIDLKDGRTDRLGGKATISASQFGLNLEGPTDDKGSFLFSARRSYLDFIFKAAGFGFVPEYWDFLGKVNYKLSPNDQVNILSIVALDNIKLFNDTQKKRFDNSRILGTDQTQFLGGVSWRHLVNKGFTNVTISQTFIGYSFFQSDSLLQQIFKSSSNEFETSLRADAVFQLTKESELSFGLLGKFVDFNSNIILPIPFWTNFGQQLTVNAALDTTAIKSAGYIQWSQSIAHNLRFTIGGRVDYFNLINDQFSFSPRVSFSYAVSPVVTVTTSIGQYHQAPSYIWLVANATNRNLKFVAVDQYVTGIEYLIRSDVKISLEGYVKNYSDYPTSITRPYLVLANSGAGYGGSQDGYAAFGLDPLVSSGSGVAHGLELFLQKKLSNVPCYGLVSLSWNEARFQALDGVLRSSSFDQRWIINLGGGYILNELWEFSGKFRFATGRPYTPYNANGTQNSLAYNTARIGANHSIDIRIDRRWNFERWNLITYIDVQNIYNRRALDIPVYDERTKQVKQPEGSIALLPSIGVSAEF; from the coding sequence ATGAAATCATTCGTTTTTTTGCTTTTTGCCTTTTTTGCTCTTTCACTCTTTGCTCAAGAAAACCAATTAAAACAGGCTGGTTCAATGGTCGGGCACGTAATTAACTTCTCAACAAAAGAACCGATCGTCAGTGCGACAATTGTCATTCAAGGAACAACCATTGGTGCAGCAACAGATATTGAGGGTAATTTTTCCATTAAGAATGTATCAGTTGGAACATACAATATCCGGGCAAGCGCACTTGGATTTCAACCGATGGTTAAAACCGATGTTGTAATTTCCGTCGGTAAACCGGCTGACGTTCACTTTGCATTAATGGAATCTTCCCTGGAATTGGAAGGTGTGACAGTCACAACAGAATATTTCCAAAAATCACCGGATGCTCCCATTAGTGTCCAAACACTTGGTGCGGAAGAGATCCGCCGCTTACCGGGAGGATTGGAGGACGTTGTCCGTGCCATTTCTATCCTCCCCGGTGTTGCCCAGGTTCAAAACGGGAGAAACGATCTGATCGTTCGAGGCGGAGCACCATCCGAGAACCTGTTCGTCATTGACAACATTGAAGTAGCAAACATCAACCACTTCGGTACACAAGGAGCAAGCGGCGGGCCGCTCAGTTATATTAATCTCGATTTTGTGGATGAAACATCATTCAGAACTGGCGGATTCGGAGCAAAATACGGCGACAAGCTTTCGTCTGTTCTTTTGATCGATTTAAAAGATGGCAGAACAGACCGACTTGGCGGAAAGGCAACTATTTCTGCTTCACAGTTCGGATTGAATCTTGAAGGACCCACCGATGATAAAGGCTCTTTTCTCTTCTCTGCACGAAGAAGTTATCTCGATTTTATCTTTAAAGCTGCCGGATTTGGTTTTGTACCGGAATATTGGGATTTCCTCGGTAAAGTGAATTATAAATTATCGCCGAATGATCAAGTGAATATATTAAGTATTGTTGCATTGGATAATATAAAGTTGTTCAATGACACTCAGAAAAAACGTTTTGATAATTCCCGTATTTTAGGCACCGATCAAACACAATTTCTTGGCGGAGTTTCATGGAGACATTTGGTAAACAAAGGATTTACGAATGTAACAATAAGTCAGACATTTATCGGATATAGTTTTTTCCAAAGCGATTCTCTTCTTCAACAGATTTTTAAAAGTTCATCGAATGAATTTGAAACTTCACTGCGAGCTGATGCTGTATTTCAATTGACAAAAGAATCGGAACTTTCGTTTGGTTTGCTGGGTAAATTCGTCGATTTCAACTCAAATATTATTCTCCCGATTCCCTTCTGGACAAATTTTGGCCAGCAATTGACTGTGAACGCAGCGCTCGATACAACAGCAATTAAATCGGCGGGATATATTCAATGGTCACAATCGATTGCACACAATCTTCGATTTACGATTGGCGGAAGAGTTGATTATTTCAATCTTATTAACGATCAATTCTCTTTTTCACCACGTGTATCATTCTCATACGCAGTTTCTCCGGTTGTCACGGTAACCACAAGCATTGGCCAATACCATCAAGCACCTTCATATATTTGGTTGGTGGCAAATGCTACAAATAGAAATTTGAAATTTGTGGCTGTCGATCAATACGTGACAGGAATTGAATACCTTATTCGCTCCGATGTAAAAATAAGTCTGGAAGGATATGTAAAAAACTATTCCGATTACCCAACAAGTATCACTCGGCCATATTTGGTCCTTGCCAATAGCGGTGCCGGATACGGCGGTTCACAAGACGGATATGCTGCATTCGGACTTGATCCCCTCGTGAGTTCCGGCAGCGGCGTTGCACATGGACTTGAACTGTTCCTTCAAAAAAAATTGTCCAATGTTCCATGCTATGGATTGGTAAGTCTCAGTTGGAATGAGGCGAGATTCCAAGCACTGGACGGAGTATTACGATCTAGTTCATTCGATCAGCGCTGGATTATCAATCTTGGCGGCGGTTATATTCTGAATGAATTGTGGGAGTTCAGCGGGAAATTTCGATTTGCTACTGGACGCCCCTATACACCGTATAATGCTAACGGGACGCAGAATAGTTTAGCATATAATACTGCACGCATCGGCGCCAACCATAGCATTGATATTCGTATTGACCGTCGATGGAACTTTGAACGATGGAATTTGATCACATATATTGATGTGCAAAACATCTATAACCGCAGAGCACTTGATATTCCTGTTTATGATGAGCGAACAAAACAAGTGAAACAACCCGAAGGGAGTATTGCATTACTTCCATCGATCGGTGTCAGTGCAGAATTTTAA
- a CDS encoding sigma-54 dependent transcriptional regulator — protein sequence MKKKILVVDDEEIIRDSIGFILEKEGYAVRKAENGAVAFKLMNENLFDLVITDIEMPEMRGPDLLDKISERFPQTFVIIITAYASIETAVAAIRKGAYDYLLKPIEFDDLLFRIKKLFEYKDLVLENTLLRQEVNRKFDFSSIIGQSEAMKKIFSDIQKVAPTEGTVLITGKSGTGKELVARAIHGHSKRSGKRFHAINCGAIVETLFESELFGHKKGSFTGATNDKDGAFKAAEGGTLLLDEISEMPLHLQPKLLRALEQREITPVGSNDTIPINVRIVAATNRNLKEEIVKGKFREDLFYRLNVVEVHLPELSERSEDIPLLVNSFISKFRSEMGKAIKGISNQAMSALVNHQWKGQIRELQNIVERAMIFCDAEIIDVQHLPEELQASAQISVIDYSSQSLKDAVHMFERRYIEQKLKHHGGDKDKVAKDLGLSLSTLYRKFEELGIPLKDK from the coding sequence ATGAAGAAAAAAATTTTAGTTGTTGACGATGAAGAAATCATTCGAGATTCCATTGGGTTTATCCTGGAAAAGGAAGGATATGCCGTACGGAAAGCAGAGAACGGGGCAGTGGCATTTAAGTTGATGAATGAAAATCTTTTTGACCTCGTCATCACGGATATTGAAATGCCGGAAATGCGCGGTCCCGATTTACTGGATAAAATATCGGAACGGTTTCCACAAACATTTGTCATTATTATCACAGCGTATGCTTCTATTGAGACGGCAGTTGCGGCCATTCGCAAAGGGGCTTATGATTATTTATTGAAACCGATCGAGTTCGACGATCTCCTGTTCAGAATTAAAAAATTGTTCGAATATAAAGATCTTGTGTTGGAAAATACGCTTTTACGACAGGAAGTGAACAGAAAATTTGACTTCTCCTCCATTATCGGACAAAGTGAAGCAATGAAAAAGATTTTTTCCGATATCCAAAAAGTTGCGCCGACGGAAGGAACAGTGTTGATCACGGGAAAAAGCGGAACAGGAAAAGAGTTAGTAGCACGAGCAATCCATGGACACAGTAAACGATCCGGAAAACGGTTTCACGCCATCAATTGTGGTGCAATCGTCGAGACACTATTTGAAAGTGAGCTCTTTGGACATAAGAAAGGATCATTTACAGGGGCTACAAACGATAAAGACGGCGCATTCAAAGCAGCTGAGGGAGGAACATTACTGCTAGATGAAATTAGTGAAATGCCGCTGCATCTTCAACCAAAACTGCTTCGTGCTTTGGAACAGCGCGAAATTACACCCGTTGGCAGCAATGATACCATACCTATAAATGTAAGAATAGTTGCAGCGACGAATAGAAATCTGAAAGAAGAGATAGTCAAAGGAAAATTTCGCGAAGATCTATTTTACCGCCTCAATGTTGTTGAAGTCCATCTGCCCGAACTGAGCGAACGATCGGAAGATATACCACTGTTGGTAAACTCGTTTATCTCCAAATTCCGCAGCGAGATGGGAAAAGCGATCAAAGGAATCTCTAATCAGGCGATGAGTGCGTTAGTAAATCATCAATGGAAAGGTCAGATCCGAGAGCTGCAGAACATTGTAGAACGCGCTATGATCTTTTGCGATGCGGAGATTATTGACGTGCAGCATCTTCCGGAAGAACTGCAGGCAAGCGCACAAATTTCCGTTATTGATTATTCTTCGCAATCATTAAAAGATGCCGTTCACATGTTTGAACGTCGTTACATTGAACAGAAATTGAAACATCATGGCGGCGACAAAGATAAAGTCGCAAAAGATCTGGGATTAAGTCTGTCAACGCTCTATCGCAAATTTGAAGAGCTGGGGATACCACTGAAAGATAAATAG